One segment of Pantoea sp. Lij88 DNA contains the following:
- a CDS encoding DUF2291 domain-containing protein produces MSRRVWLTLLVMLLSGCKIVSQQELADLKNPPNPKMANIDQLWQQKLVPQVQAEAKPLATLMKSLQSAKDFDSACQTYGYRSQAENPCVFSVSVRGEVTAVNTTSRSGKMTVKDESGDSVTIQVGPIIRGTALRDAYKGTSYQDFNDQVLFGDYGKAINQHASSLMQQFAPKVGDKVMVSGVFSSWDIPQQLPDITPAAITRQ; encoded by the coding sequence ATGTCCCGAAGAGTCTGGCTGACGCTGCTGGTCATGCTGTTAAGCGGCTGCAAAATTGTGTCGCAGCAGGAGCTGGCTGACCTGAAAAATCCCCCCAATCCGAAAATGGCCAACATCGATCAGCTGTGGCAGCAGAAGCTGGTGCCGCAGGTTCAGGCGGAGGCGAAACCGCTGGCGACACTGATGAAGTCGCTGCAGTCTGCCAAAGATTTTGACAGCGCCTGCCAGACCTACGGCTATCGCAGTCAGGCTGAGAATCCCTGTGTCTTCAGCGTCTCCGTTCGCGGCGAAGTGACCGCGGTAAATACCACCTCACGCAGCGGAAAGATGACCGTAAAAGATGAATCAGGTGACAGTGTCACTATTCAGGTCGGGCCTATCATTCGCGGCACCGCGCTGCGGGATGCCTACAAAGGCACGAGTTATCAGGACTTCAATGACCAGGTGCTGTTCGGCGATTACGGTAAGGCGATCAATCAGCACGCCTCCAGCCTGATGCAACAGTTCGCGCCGAAGGTAGGCGACAAGGTGATGGTCAGCGGCGTGTTCAGCAGCTGGGACATTCCGCAACAGCTGCCGGATATCACCCCGGCTGCGATCACCCGGCAATAA
- a CDS encoding D-ribose ABC transporter substrate-binding protein has protein sequence MKNRTLLCTAVAACLVSQAAFAAEKGTIMILVNSLDNPYYASEAKGANLKAQELGYKTTVLSHGEDVKKQSELIDAAIGKKVQGIVLDNADSTASVAAIKKAKDAGIPVVLINREIPVDDVALAQITHNNFQAGSDVANVFVEKMGEKGKYAELACNLADNNCVTRSKSFHQVLDQYPDMQSVARQDAKGTLIDGKRIMDSILQAHPDVKGVICGNGPVALGAIAALKAAGRNDVIVVGIDGSNDERDAVKAGTLKATVMLQAQAIAAEGVTDLDNFIQKGVKPAKQRVMFRGILITPENAKGVQDFNYKS, from the coding sequence ATGAAAAACCGTACCCTGCTATGTACTGCCGTGGCTGCCTGCCTGGTCTCGCAGGCGGCATTTGCCGCCGAAAAAGGCACCATTATGATTCTGGTTAACTCACTCGATAATCCCTACTACGCCTCCGAAGCCAAAGGCGCCAATCTCAAAGCGCAGGAACTGGGTTACAAAACCACGGTGCTGTCGCACGGCGAAGATGTGAAGAAGCAGAGCGAACTGATCGACGCGGCTATCGGTAAAAAAGTGCAGGGGATCGTACTGGATAACGCCGACTCCACCGCCAGCGTGGCGGCGATTAAAAAAGCCAAAGATGCCGGGATCCCGGTGGTGCTGATCAACCGCGAGATCCCGGTAGATGATGTGGCGCTGGCACAGATCACCCATAACAACTTCCAGGCGGGTTCAGATGTTGCCAACGTCTTTGTGGAGAAGATGGGTGAAAAGGGCAAATACGCCGAGCTGGCCTGCAATCTGGCGGACAACAATTGCGTGACCCGCTCTAAATCGTTCCATCAGGTGCTGGATCAGTATCCTGATATGCAGAGCGTGGCGCGTCAGGATGCCAAAGGCACCCTGATTGACGGCAAGCGCATTATGGACAGCATCCTGCAGGCGCACCCGGATGTGAAAGGGGTGATCTGCGGTAACGGCCCGGTCGCGCTGGGCGCGATTGCCGCACTCAAAGCCGCCGGTCGCAACGATGTAATCGTGGTGGGTATCGATGGCAGCAACGACGAACGCGATGCGGTGAAAGCGGGCACGCTGAAAGCCACGGTGATGCTGCAGGCGCAGGCGATTGCCGCCGAAGGCGTGACCGATCTCGATAACTTCATCCAGAAAGGCGTGAAGCCGGCCAAACAGCGTGTGATGTTCCGCGGCATTCTGATTACCCCGGAAAACGCCAAAGGCGTTCAGGACTTTAACTACAAGTCGTAA
- a CDS encoding GolD/DthD family dehydrogenase, which produces MSGEYDVNLRYGVDTAMSLADKVAVVTGGLGGIAMATNGMLLEKGARLALLYPPFEAEKVASLQAEFAADRVQFVCCDVTDPASVEEAFDAVVSHYGRIDILVNCAGYVMLQPVIETDFAEWQKQIAVNLTGPFLCSQAAAKLMIRAGAGGKIINIASQAASIAIDNHVAYTSAKAGLLGMTKVMAKEFAPHRINVNTLSPTVVLTPMGEKAWRGEKGEQMKKLIPLGRFAYTDEIAAAVLFFASNGSDMITGADLMIDGGFTIW; this is translated from the coding sequence ATGAGTGGTGAATATGACGTAAACCTGCGCTACGGCGTGGATACCGCAATGAGTCTGGCCGACAAAGTGGCGGTGGTAACCGGTGGGCTGGGCGGCATCGCCATGGCGACTAATGGCATGTTGCTGGAGAAGGGCGCGCGTCTGGCACTGCTCTATCCGCCGTTTGAAGCGGAGAAGGTCGCCAGCCTGCAGGCGGAATTCGCGGCCGATCGGGTGCAGTTTGTCTGCTGTGACGTCACCGATCCCGCGTCGGTGGAAGAGGCGTTTGACGCGGTGGTTTCCCACTATGGCCGGATCGATATCCTGGTCAACTGCGCAGGCTACGTCATGCTGCAGCCGGTGATTGAGACCGATTTTGCCGAGTGGCAGAAACAGATTGCGGTGAACCTCACCGGGCCTTTCCTCTGCTCGCAGGCGGCCGCAAAGCTGATGATTCGTGCCGGTGCGGGCGGCAAGATTATTAATATCGCCTCCCAGGCGGCGTCCATCGCCATCGACAACCATGTTGCCTACACCTCCGCCAAAGCGGGCCTGCTGGGCATGACCAAAGTGATGGCCAAAGAGTTTGCTCCGCATCGCATCAACGTGAATACCCTGTCGCCCACCGTGGTGCTGACGCCGATGGGCGAGAAAGCCTGGCGCGGCGAGAAGGGCGAACAGATGAAAAAACTGATTCCGCTGGGCCGCTTTGCCTATACCGATGAGATCGCCGCCGCCGTGCTGTTCTTCGCCAGCAACGGCAGCGACATGATTACCGGCGCAGATTTAATGATCGATGGTGGCTTCACCATCTGGTAA
- a CDS encoding DeoR/GlpR family DNA-binding transcription regulator: MKSKSEQFADMQQRREKILEMIREDGTVTVKALTETFGLTEATLRSDLRMLQKQGFVQRYHGGATLMTGKQNTGAMLLERQTHLEEKEAIGRLAAQHIENGDTVIFDSGTTTTAITDAISHIRRLSVVTTAVNIALKLGGEPGINILLTGGTFKFPTLSTSGEKAASFFENVLAEKLFLATACISPRLGLSFPSETDIKVKLAMIKSASTVYVVADSSKIDKVSMFALPCDWSNIHYLITDSGISSAQVKAFEALGVKVLVAPLPLKRAM; encoded by the coding sequence TTGAAAAGCAAAAGTGAGCAGTTCGCTGACATGCAGCAACGCCGCGAGAAAATTCTGGAGATGATCCGTGAGGATGGCACGGTCACGGTCAAAGCGCTGACGGAGACCTTTGGCCTGACTGAAGCCACATTACGCAGCGACCTGCGCATGCTGCAAAAACAGGGGTTTGTGCAGCGCTACCACGGTGGCGCGACGCTGATGACGGGCAAGCAGAATACCGGGGCGATGCTGCTGGAGCGGCAGACCCATCTGGAAGAGAAAGAGGCGATTGGCCGGCTGGCGGCGCAGCATATCGAAAATGGCGACACGGTGATTTTCGATTCCGGCACCACGACTACCGCGATAACCGACGCCATCAGCCACATCCGCCGTCTGTCAGTGGTGACCACGGCGGTCAATATCGCCCTGAAACTGGGCGGCGAACCGGGGATCAACATTCTGCTGACCGGCGGCACCTTTAAATTTCCGACGCTCTCAACATCCGGCGAGAAGGCGGCCAGTTTTTTCGAAAACGTGCTGGCCGAGAAACTCTTCCTGGCGACCGCCTGCATCTCACCGCGTCTGGGCCTGAGCTTTCCCAGCGAAACGGACATCAAGGTAAAACTGGCGATGATCAAATCCGCCAGCACGGTCTACGTGGTGGCCGACTCCAGCAAAATCGACAAGGTTTCCATGTTCGCGCTGCCCTGTGACTGGAGCAACATCCACTACCTGATCACCGACAGCGGCATCAGCTCCGCGCAGGTCAAAGCGTTTGAAGCCCTGGGCGTGAAAGTGCTGGTGGCCCCGCTGCCGCTGAAGCGGGCGATGTAA
- the cobA gene encoding uroporphyrinogen-III C-methyltransferase, with translation MTRAIDSLDKLLAPAGVAKQQGAVWLVGAGPGDVELLTVKALRLLQRAEVVVYDRLVSEAVMAEVPESALCIDVGKQPGQHGLKQAQINQLLVDLARSGRDVIRLKGGDPFIFGRGGEEMVSLQEAGIRCEVVPGITAAVGCAAASGIPLTHRDCAQSLRLITGHGRSGEPQLDAAALSAVNQTLVFYMGLSWSASISAQLQAQGRDAATPVAIIEKGTRPDQRVLITTLGGLAETVARDQPVSPSLLVVGEVVRFYRADLQVRGNGSGSRCVVQEVGCVVQEVRCVVQERPA, from the coding sequence ATGACGCGAGCAATTGATTCTCTGGATAAGTTACTGGCTCCGGCCGGTGTGGCTAAGCAGCAGGGTGCGGTGTGGCTGGTGGGTGCAGGCCCTGGCGATGTGGAGCTGCTGACGGTGAAAGCGTTGCGGTTGCTGCAGCGGGCTGAAGTGGTGGTGTATGACCGGCTGGTGAGTGAAGCGGTGATGGCCGAGGTGCCGGAGAGCGCGTTATGCATTGATGTGGGTAAGCAGCCGGGGCAGCACGGGCTGAAGCAGGCGCAGATTAATCAGTTGCTGGTGGATCTGGCGCGCAGCGGGCGCGATGTGATCCGCCTGAAGGGCGGCGATCCGTTTATTTTTGGTCGCGGTGGCGAGGAGATGGTGAGCCTGCAGGAGGCCGGGATTCGCTGTGAGGTCGTGCCGGGGATTACGGCGGCGGTGGGCTGTGCGGCGGCCAGCGGGATTCCGTTGACGCATCGCGATTGCGCGCAGTCGTTGCGGTTGATTACCGGGCATGGCCGGAGTGGCGAGCCGCAGCTGGATGCAGCCGCGCTGTCGGCGGTGAATCAGACGCTGGTGTTTTATATGGGGTTGAGCTGGAGTGCGTCGATCAGTGCGCAGTTGCAGGCGCAGGGGCGGGATGCGGCGACGCCGGTGGCGATTATCGAGAAGGGAACCCGGCCGGACCAGCGGGTGCTGATCACCACGCTGGGTGGGCTGGCGGAGACGGTCGCGCGGGATCAGCCGGTGTCGCCGTCGCTGCTGGTGGTGGGTGAGGTCGTGCGGTTTTATCGGGCGGATTTGCAGGTGCGGGGTAATGGGAGCGGGAGCCGGTGCGTCGTGCAGGAAGTCGGGTGCGTCGTGCAGGAAGTACGGTGCGTCGTGCAGGAAAGGCCTGCCTGA
- a CDS encoding nitrate reductase: protein MNSTCPYCGVGCGVCVTPQGPHQATVVGDPQHPANAGRLCVKGAALGETLTPQGRLLTAQVNGQQVSLDAALDAAAAGLRAVIDQYGPQAVAFYGSGQLLTEDYYVANKLMKGYIGAANIDTNSRLCMASAVVGYKRALGADAVPCCYEDLEQADLVLLVGSNAAWAHPVVWQRLMQAKLQRPAMRIVVIDPRRTASGDQADLHLPLRPGSDSALFSGLLHWLAQHDGLDSSMLPYLNGVSETLAAAAQWDVARVAEACDVTEQQVTHFFRLVSQHDRVLTLWCMGINQSATGSDNIQAILNLHLLTGKIGRAGCGPFSLTGQPNAMGGREVGGLANQLAAHMSFTDADCARVQRFWRSPSIARQPGLMALDLFRAIAEGEVKAVWIMGTNPAVSMPEGNRVAQALAACPLVIVSDVMAQTDTSAFADILLPAQGWGEKNGTVTNSERRISRQRAFAAAPGDARPDWWLLAQVAQRLGFREGFNWQHPSEIFREHAALSGFENRGQRAFDISGLAQLTQAGWDALRPVQWPVNGDFPQGCARLFGDRRFFHEDGKARLRVPATPALIPREAAWPLLMNSGRVRDQWHTMTRTGLVPRLMQHCDEPFVALHPADAAQYGVAAGGLARVQSVQGWISVRVRTDVGMRRGELFVPMHWNRQFSQRSHVGMLVAARACPFSGQPALKQTPVRILPLAVSWQGWLWQRGITPLAGLRYWSRVPYAAAQRYAVAGEGSPQAWLAGQVDLSGYTVQLATGSGCDYRLLAWRDGELQLAFYAGSTLPSLDSAFVAAAFADAPQDAAGRHSVLAGRAAQRSAAGRIICSCMSVGEQSILQAITQGCRSTQALGEKLKCGTQCGSCIPELKQLLLSDVVVEE from the coding sequence ATGAACAGCACCTGTCCCTATTGCGGCGTCGGCTGTGGCGTCTGCGTCACGCCGCAGGGTCCGCACCAGGCAACCGTCGTCGGCGATCCACAGCATCCTGCCAATGCGGGCCGGTTATGCGTTAAGGGTGCGGCGCTCGGCGAGACGCTGACTCCGCAGGGGCGTCTTCTCACCGCCCAGGTTAACGGCCAGCAGGTCAGCCTCGACGCTGCGCTGGATGCGGCGGCGGCGGGATTGCGTGCGGTGATCGATCAATATGGTCCGCAGGCGGTGGCGTTTTATGGCTCCGGCCAGCTGCTGACCGAGGATTACTACGTCGCCAATAAGCTGATGAAGGGGTATATCGGCGCGGCCAATATCGATACCAATTCCCGGCTCTGCATGGCGTCGGCGGTGGTTGGTTATAAGCGGGCGCTGGGAGCCGATGCGGTGCCCTGCTGTTATGAGGATCTGGAGCAGGCCGATCTGGTGTTGCTGGTGGGCTCTAACGCCGCCTGGGCGCATCCGGTGGTCTGGCAGCGGCTGATGCAGGCGAAGCTGCAACGCCCGGCGATGCGTATTGTCGTGATTGATCCGCGCCGCACGGCGAGTGGCGATCAGGCCGATCTGCATCTGCCACTGCGTCCCGGCAGCGATTCAGCGTTGTTTTCCGGTCTGCTGCACTGGCTGGCGCAGCACGATGGTCTTGATAGCAGCATGCTGCCGTATCTGAATGGTGTGAGTGAAACCCTGGCCGCCGCCGCGCAGTGGGATGTGGCGCGGGTAGCAGAGGCCTGTGATGTAACGGAACAGCAGGTGACGCACTTTTTCCGGCTGGTCAGTCAGCACGATCGGGTGCTGACGCTGTGGTGCATGGGAATCAATCAGTCCGCCACCGGTAGCGACAATATCCAGGCGATTCTTAATCTGCATCTGCTGACGGGCAAAATAGGTCGTGCGGGCTGCGGGCCTTTTTCGCTGACCGGACAGCCAAATGCGATGGGCGGACGCGAAGTGGGTGGCCTGGCGAATCAGCTGGCGGCGCACATGAGTTTTACGGACGCGGATTGCGCTCGGGTGCAGCGTTTCTGGCGCAGCCCGTCGATAGCCCGCCAGCCGGGGCTGATGGCGCTGGATCTTTTCAGGGCAATTGCGGAAGGCGAGGTGAAAGCGGTGTGGATTATGGGCACCAATCCGGCGGTGTCGATGCCGGAGGGCAATCGCGTGGCGCAGGCGCTGGCGGCGTGTCCGCTGGTAATTGTCTCTGACGTGATGGCGCAGACCGATACCAGCGCCTTTGCCGATATTCTGCTGCCCGCCCAGGGATGGGGCGAGAAGAACGGCACCGTGACCAATTCAGAGCGACGTATTTCGCGTCAGCGCGCCTTTGCCGCCGCGCCCGGAGATGCCCGGCCTGACTGGTGGCTGCTGGCGCAGGTGGCGCAGCGATTAGGGTTCCGCGAGGGCTTTAACTGGCAGCATCCGTCGGAGATTTTCCGCGAGCATGCGGCGCTGTCAGGTTTTGAGAACCGGGGGCAGCGGGCGTTTGATATCAGCGGGCTGGCGCAGTTAACCCAGGCCGGATGGGACGCGCTGCGTCCGGTTCAGTGGCCGGTGAATGGTGATTTTCCGCAGGGCTGTGCCCGGTTGTTTGGCGATCGCCGCTTTTTCCACGAGGACGGGAAAGCCCGGCTGCGTGTTCCGGCCACGCCTGCCTTAATACCCCGTGAGGCTGCCTGGCCACTGTTGATGAATAGCGGTCGGGTGCGCGATCAGTGGCACACCATGACGCGCACCGGGCTGGTGCCGCGTCTGATGCAGCATTGCGATGAGCCGTTTGTGGCGCTGCATCCCGCTGATGCCGCGCAGTATGGCGTCGCGGCGGGCGGCCTGGCGCGGGTGCAGTCGGTGCAGGGCTGGATCAGTGTGCGGGTGCGCACGGATGTCGGGATGCGGCGCGGCGAACTGTTTGTGCCGATGCACTGGAACCGGCAGTTCAGTCAGCGGAGTCACGTGGGGATGCTGGTCGCCGCCCGCGCCTGTCCGTTTTCGGGACAGCCCGCGCTGAAGCAGACGCCGGTGCGGATTCTGCCGCTGGCGGTGAGCTGGCAGGGTTGGTTGTGGCAGCGCGGGATTACCCCGCTTGCGGGATTGCGTTACTGGTCGCGTGTGCCCTATGCGGCGGCGCAGCGTTATGCGGTAGCGGGCGAGGGATCGCCGCAGGCGTGGCTTGCCGGGCAGGTCGATCTGTCAGGCTATACAGTACAGCTCGCCACCGGCAGCGGTTGTGATTACCGGTTGCTGGCCTGGCGCGACGGTGAGTTGCAGCTGGCGTTTTATGCCGGTAGCACGTTGCCGTCGCTGGATAGTGCGTTTGTCGCCGCAGCCTTTGCTGATGCGCCGCAGGATGCTGCCGGGCGGCACAGCGTGCTGGCAGGTCGGGCGGCACAGCGCAGCGCGGCGGGCCGGATTATCTGTAGTTGTATGTCGGTAGGTGAACAGTCGATTTTGCAGGCGATAACGCAGGGGTGTCGCAGCACTCAGGCATTGGGCGAGAAGCTGAAGTGCGGCACGCAGTGTGGCTCCTGTATTCCGGAGCTGAAGCAGCTGTTGCTGTCCGACGTGGTTGTGGAGGAATGA